The Lutra lutra chromosome 10, mLutLut1.2, whole genome shotgun sequence genome contains a region encoding:
- the LOC125079550 gene encoding putative olfactory receptor 56B2 codes for MFQDPRDSNISKFQVSEFILMGFPGIHTWQHWLSLPLALLYLSALTANILILTTIKQKATLHQPMYYFLGILAVVDMGLATTIMPKILAILWFSAKAISLPECFAQMYVIHCFVGMESGIFVCMAIDRYVAICRPLRYPAVVTESFVVKATMLMALRNSLAIIPVPVLAAQRHYCSQNQIEHCLCSNLGVTSLSCDDRTINSICQLFLAWALMGSDLGLIFLSYALILHSVLKLNSAEAASKALSTCTSHLILILFFYTVIIVISITHSATMTVPLIPVLLNVLHNVIPPALNPMVYALKNKELRQGLYKVLKLNIKGN; via the coding sequence ATGTTCCAGGATCCCAGAGATTCCAACATCTCTAAGTTCCAAGTCTCTGAGTTCATTCTGATGGGGTTCCCAGGCATTCACACCTGGCAGCActggctctccctgcccctggctctCCTCTATCTCTCAGCTCTCACTGCCAACATCCTTATTCTGACCACCATCAAACAAAAGGCCACACTGCACCAGCCTATGTACTATTTCCTGGGGATCCTGGCTGTGGTAGACATGGGACTGGCCACCACCATCATGCCCAAGATTTTGGCCATCTTATGGTTCAGTGCTAAGGCCATCAGTCTCCCAGAGTGCTTTGCTCAGATGTATGTCATACACTGTTTTGTGGGCATGGAATCAGGTATCTTTGTCTGCATGGCTATAGACAGATATGTAGCCATTTGTAGACCACTACGCTATCCAGCAGTAGTTACTGAATCTTTTGTGGTCAAAGCAACTATGCTCATGGCACTCAGAAACAGCCTGGCTATCATCCCAGTGCCGGTGTTGGCTGCTCAGAGGCACTACTGTTCACAGAACCAAATTGAGCACTGCCTGTGCTCTAACCTTGGAGTCACTAGCTTATCCTGTGATGACAGGACCATCAATAGCATCTGCCAGCTATTTCTGGCCTGGGCACTGATGGGAAGTGATCTGGGTTTGATTTTCTTATCATATGCTTTGATACTTCACTCAGTGCTGAAGCTGAACTCAGCAGAAGCTGCATCCAAAGCCCTAAGTACTTGCACTTCTCACCTAATCCTAATCTTGTTCTTTTACACTGTCATCATAGTCATTTCCATCACCCATAGTGCAACAATGACAGTTCCCCTCATCCCAGTTTTACTTAATGTATTACACAATGTCATTCCTCCTGCCCTCAACCCCATGGTATATGCACTCAAGAACAAGGAGCTCAGGCAGGGCTTATATAAGGTTCTGAAGCTGAACATCAAGGGCAACTAA
- the LOC125079319 gene encoding LOW QUALITY PROTEIN: olfactory receptor 52N4-like (The sequence of the model RefSeq protein was modified relative to this genomic sequence to represent the inferred CDS: deleted 1 base in 1 codon) — protein MLMLNQTDLTPVSFILNGIPGLENMHMWISFPFCSMYAVAVIGNCGLLYLICCEDSLHRSMYYFLAMLSLTDLVMCTTTIPKALCIFWFHLKEISFNDCLVQMFFIYTSTGMESGVLMLMALDRYVAICYPLRYSTILTNPVIAKVGLATFLRVVLLVTPLTFIIKRLPYCKENILYHTYCDHMAVAKLSCGNIKINVIYGLTVALLIGGFDILCVTISYTMILRAVVSLSSADARQKAFSTCTAHICAIVFSYSPAFFCFFSHRFGGHKIPPSCHIIVANIYLLLPPTMNPIVYGVKTKQIRDCVIKILLGSKDIKSHSI, from the exons ATGCTAATGCTGAACCAAACAGACCTGACCCCAGTCTCATTCATTCTTAATGGGATCCCAGGACTGGAGAACATGCACATGTGGATTTCCTTCCCATTCTGTTCCATGTATGCTGTGGCTGTGATAGGGAATTGTGGTCTCCTCTACCTCATCTGCTGTGAAGACTCCTTGCACAGGTCCATGTACTACTTCTTGGCTATGCTTTCCCTAACTGACCTTGTCATGTGCACTACTACAATCCCTAAAGCTCTCTGCATCTTCTGGTTCCATCTTAAGGAAATCAGCTTTAATGATTGCCTCGTCCAGATGTTCTTCATCTATACCTCAACAGGGATGGAATCTGGGGTGCTCATGCTTATGGCCCtagaccgctatgtggccatctgctaCCCACTGCGCTACTCTACTATCCTCACTAATCCTGTCATTGCAAAAGTTGGGCTTGCTACTTTTCTGAGAGTGGTGTTGCTTGTCACTCCCTTGACTTTCATTATCAAGAGACTACCCTACTGTAAAGAGAATATACTATACCACACCTACTGTGACCACATGGCTGTAGCCAAGTTATCCTGTGGAAATATCAAAATCAATGTTATCTACGGTCTGACAGTCGCCCTCCTGATTGGGGGCTTTGACATTCTGTGCGTCACAATCTCCTACACCATGATCCTTCGGGCAGTGGTCAGCCTCTCTTCAGCAGATGCTCGACAGAAGGCCTTCAGCACCTGCACTGCCCACATCTGTGCCATTGTTTTCTCCTACAGTCCagccttcttctgcttcttttcccaCCGATTT GGGGGTCACAAGATCCCTCCATCTTGCCACATCATTGTGGCCAATATTTATCTGCTCTTGCCTCCCACTATGAACCCTATTGTGTATGGGGTGAAAACCAAGCAGATACGAGACTGTGTCATAAAGATCCTTTTGGGTTCTAAGGACATCAAATCCCACAGCATATGA
- the LOC125079765 gene encoding olfactory receptor 52N5-like, whose amino-acid sequence MVVSNNSYVAPKSFILNGIPGLERVHVWISLPFCTMYIISLVGNLGLVYLIHQEEFLHRPMYIFLAMLSLIDLITCTTTVPNALCIFWFNLKEINFSACLVQMFFVHGLTGVESGVLMLMALDRYVAICYPLHYATILTNPIIAKAALATFLRGVLLMIPFPFLVKHLPFCHSNIISHTYCDHMSVVKLSCASIKINVIYGLMVALLIGVFDICCISVSYTMILQAVVSLSSADARHKAFSTCTAHISAIIITYVPAFFTFFTHRFGKHTIPPSLHIIVANLYLLLPPTLNPIVYGVKTKQIRDSVLKLFQGEKGTHILEK is encoded by the coding sequence ATGGTGGTTTCCAATAATTCATATGTTGCCCCCAAATCTTTTATTCTTAATGGAATTCCTGGCCTAGAAAGAGTACATGTATGGATCTCTCTCCCATTCTGCACAATGTATATCATCTCTCTTGTGGGAAACCTTGGCCTTGTGTACCTCATTCATCAGGAGGAGTTTTTACATCGCCCAATGTATATCTTTCTGGCCATGCTGTCCCTCATTGACCTCATTACCTGCACCACTACAGTACCTAATGCACTCTGCATCTTCTGGTTCAATCTCAAGGAAATTAACTTCAGTGCTTGCTTAGTCCAGATGTTCTTTGTTCATGGCCTCACAGGTGTGGAGTCAGGTGTGCTCATGCTCATGGCTTTGGACCGTTATGTAGCCATTTGCTACCCATTGCATTATGCTACCATACTCACCAACCCTATCATTGCCAAAGCTGCACTTGCCACCTTCCTGAGGGGTGTGCTGCTGATGATTCCTTTTCCATTCTTGGTCAAGCATTTGCCCTTTTGCCATAGTAATATTATCTCCCACACATATTGTGACCACATGTCAGTGGTGAAGTTGTCCTGTGCCAGCATCAAGATCAATGTCATCTATGGTCTGATGGTTGCCCTCCTGATTGGAGTGTTTGACATCTGCTGTATATCTGTTTCTTACACAATGATCCTTCAGGCTGTGGTCAGCCTTTCATCAGCAGATGCTCGGCACAAGGCCTTCAGCACCTGCACTGCCCATATATCTGCCATCATCATTACCTATGTTCCAGCATTCTTCACTTTCTTTACCCACCGTTTCGGGAAACATACCATTCCCCCATCTCTCCACATCATTGTGGCTAATCTTTATCTTCTACTTCCCCCAACTCTCAACCCCATTGTGTATGGGGTAAAGACAAAACAGATCAGAGACAGTGTCTTAAAGCTCTTCCAGGGTGAGAAAGGTACACATATtctggaaaaatga